One genomic region from Pseudanabaena sp. FACHB-2040 encodes:
- a CDS encoding DUF2232 domain-containing protein, whose amino-acid sequence MSHSPTNAPEPGAPDQNPGAATPADSGSVSTDSQAFDELETYLDYQPAAPTATLNSLHQAKVGPLVMVETAFLASTACLIWLVNTYFPPGPILRILFPLPMALVYLRWGGRAAWMSALVSGLLLAVLMGPPRSLLFLMPYAVMGVQLGFLWSRRANWYVAIGLGTIIGTLGFFFRVWLTSILLGEDLWVYLTSQVTQLLSWILDRLIDLGLLGLGVVGEPNLAAVQALAVVMVVLSNIVYLFTVHLAGWLLLERLGAAMPAPPEWVQTLLEE is encoded by the coding sequence ATGAGCCATTCTCCAACCAATGCACCGGAGCCAGGCGCACCGGACCAAAACCCTGGTGCCGCTACGCCTGCCGATTCTGGATCAGTCTCGACAGATTCTCAAGCCTTTGACGAGCTAGAAACCTATCTGGACTATCAGCCTGCCGCCCCCACCGCGACGCTAAATTCGCTGCATCAGGCCAAGGTAGGGCCGCTGGTTATGGTTGAGACCGCCTTTTTGGCCAGTACCGCCTGCTTAATATGGCTGGTCAACACCTACTTTCCACCCGGACCCATTCTCAGGATCCTATTTCCGCTGCCAATGGCCTTGGTTTATCTGCGCTGGGGCGGGCGAGCAGCTTGGATGTCGGCACTGGTGTCTGGGCTGCTGCTAGCGGTGCTGATGGGGCCGCCCCGCAGCCTCTTATTTTTGATGCCTTATGCTGTTATGGGCGTGCAGCTTGGCTTTCTTTGGTCACGGCGGGCCAACTGGTACGTGGCTATTGGGCTGGGCACCATCATCGGCACCCTTGGCTTCTTCTTTCGGGTTTGGCTAACGTCGATCTTGCTGGGAGAAGACCTGTGGGTTTACCTCACTAGCCAGGTCACTCAGTTGCTTAGCTGGATTTTGGATCGCCTGATTGACCTGGGTCTGTTGGGGCTGGGGGTAGTGGGCGAACCTAACCTTGCTGCTGTTCAAGCTCTGGCAGTGGTAATGGTGGTCTTGAGCAACATCGTCTATCTCTTTACGGTTCACCTAGCGGGCTGGCTGCTGCTGGAGCGCTTGGGTGCCGCTATGCCCGCACCGCCGGAGTGGGTACAGACCCTGCTGGAGGAGTAA
- a CDS encoding Crp/Fnr family transcriptional regulator gives MEARYGIRDPQADVELIRSTPFFKGLPEDAVKNATKQVVTRTHPANQVILLENDWGSSVYFILEGWVKIRTYNLDGKEVTLNILGKGELFGEMAPLDEVPRSTDVLTLVPTVIGSMPAHDFVNLIQTEPLAGIRLAQLMARRLRQVNRRLRLRESDSMSRVADIILFLADGQGHMGQQGYEIPNLPHRELSSLSGLARETVTRVLSKLEKKGLIARDRDIMRIPDIDALERLLV, from the coding sequence ATGGAAGCTCGCTACGGCATTCGAGACCCCCAAGCTGATGTCGAACTAATCCGGTCTACTCCTTTTTTTAAAGGGCTACCCGAAGACGCTGTTAAAAACGCCACCAAACAGGTGGTCACCCGCACTCATCCCGCAAATCAGGTGATTTTGCTAGAGAATGACTGGGGCAGCTCAGTCTATTTCATTTTGGAAGGCTGGGTAAAGATCCGCACCTACAATTTGGATGGCAAAGAGGTCACACTTAATATCTTAGGGAAGGGTGAATTGTTTGGCGAAATGGCCCCTCTAGATGAAGTACCTCGCTCTACCGACGTACTAACGCTGGTGCCTACCGTAATTGGCAGTATGCCCGCTCACGACTTTGTTAACCTGATCCAGACCGAACCCCTAGCCGGTATTCGTCTGGCCCAGCTGATGGCCCGACGCCTGCGGCAGGTCAACCGGAGGCTGAGACTGAGAGAGTCTGACAGTATGTCTCGCGTAGCCGATATCATTTTGTTTTTAGCTGACGGTCAGGGCCATATGGGCCAGCAGGGCTACGAAATCCCCAACTTGCCCCACCGGGAACTGAGCAGCCTGAGTGGCCTGGCCCGTGAGACGGTCACCCGCGTACTCAGTAAACTGGAGAAGAAGGGGTTGATTGCTCGCGATCGCGACATTATGCGTATCCCCGATATCGATGCTCTGGAGCGCCTGTTAGTTTAG